TTTTTTTCTCTCATATTCTCCTCCGTTATATTAATAATTATAGTAAATTTATCATGGAGAAGCAGCAAAAGCCTTTGTGAATATACGGCTTTGCTACTATTTAACTTTAAATTTACTATAAATCTAATATAACATGAAAATATATATTTGTTAAACGGATAATATAGATTAAAATCATCTGCTATTTCGATAGATATACTTTGTTTTAAAATAATTACAGTTTATTTGGATTGAATCGGCAATCCAAGGCAATATATTTTAAATTCGCAATGAACTTTTGTAGCATGGTATAGTAAGTTTAAAAGAAAGAGCAACAAAACCATATATTCGCGAGGATTCAAAATGTGTTTTAGAAGAAATATAAGAAAGCGCCTTTGTGAAACTGCCTTTATCTGATTTTATATATTGAAAGGCTTATATCTGTTACGGTATAAAGGCAATTTCACTATGTTTCCAAAGGAAATCCGTGCTTTTCTACGAAACGAACTTGGAAAAGAACACGGACGTAAGCCTGCAAATCTCTTTTAAGTGAGCGATTTCTTATCGTTATCAAACTTATTTTTGTTTGGTAACGGTGAATCTTTAATGAATCGGTTTTTGTTGCTTCTTTATAAGAAACTTACCATATTCCATTCTATAAATTCGTACCTTTTTGTATTCATAACAAAGGCTCTCTATTAAAGAGAGCCTTTCCATTCATATTAAAGAAGATTCACATTTATGGTTAAATGTATATCATCAAAAATGCCTGAAACGAGATTATTCATAGCTCTTACAGCTTGAAAATAATCATTTATTTCCTTTATGGAGGTTAGATTTATATATTCTTCTTCGATTTCGTCAAAAAGTTCTTTCGTATCTTCATTGTTGTTTCTTTTCAGCCTGAAGATATCGGTTTTCTTTTCAAATTCTATCGTTCTTGTTTTGTACTCAGTATTTTTATCAAGCCTTTCCTTTGTTTTTTTCAGGTTGATATATTCCTTCGTTTCTAAAAGCTCTTTTATAAGCATGCTTTTTGCTCCCACTAAGCTCATAGCCCACCTCTTTTATCACTTTATATATTATCTTATTCCGCTATACGTTCTTTGTGATAAAAGCAGTGAAAAATGTACCCTGTAAAAAGTCTTATTCAAAGGACTCGTATTTTCTTGAATAGCCTGCGGCAATGGTTCCCGGGCCTGCATGGACGGTTATGGTAGCGCCTATACTTGAAACAGGCAAATGGAAAGAATATCCCTTCTCTTCAAGAACAGCCTTCATATTTTCCGCTTCTTCAACGGCATCCGAACAGGCTACAGTGAAATTATATAAATGCTCTTTCCCTTTAACCCTCTGTTCAAATATCTCCATGATTTCATTTATTGCTTTTTTCCTGCCCATTACCTTATTGCTTGGCAGAAGTTCCCCGTTTTCAAGGAATATAATGGGCTTTATATTAAAAAGGCTTCCGGCAAAAGCCGCCACCTTGCCTATTCTTCCGCCCTTTTGCAGATACTCTAAGGTATCTACGCTGAATATTGCGGCGGTATCCTTTTTAATAGCATCGGAAATTTCTATAATTTTTTCTATAGGGTAGCCTTTTTCATTCATTTTAGCTATTTCAAGAAGTACGCAGCCTTGAAAAATGGTAGCGCTTTCAGAATCAATCACATAAATCTTTGAATCGGGAAATTCTTCTTTTAATATGCCTGCGGAAGTAATGGCGCATTGATAGGCACCGCTGAACTTAGAGGTAAGGCATACGCATATTACATCTACGCCCTTTTCAACATAAGGCCTGAATTTATCTATATAATCCTGAACCGGGGGAAGAGAGGTCTTTGGATATGCCTTTTCGTTTCGCATTTTCCTGTATAATTCCTCATAGCTTATATTAACTCCCTCTTTAAAATAATCCACTCCGTTAAAGGTTATGTAATAGGGTATTATATCTATATCATATTTTTCTAATAAATCCTTAGTCAAATCGCACGAGCTGTCACTTATTATTTTGTAATTTGACATACAAGCCTCCTTAATTTTTTAGTGATGCAGTCCTATACCTTTTCATAATAAAAGCCGCAGGAATCACTCCCTTCGGCTTTTAAGCCAACCGAGATTTTTCAGTTCTCTATGGTTAATATTCTAAACACCTTTTCGCCTACTGTCAATGCAAATTAAAGCCTCCTTGTATAAATATATAAGCTGCCGCCGAATTAAACTAAAACTTGATTGGCTATACACTAAGACGTATAGACTCCTACTTATTTTTATTAAAACTTGATTATTATGACTTGCTGTGTAAAAATAATAATAAAGCAATTGAATCTGTTTGGGTTTTACGCCCTCCAATAATACAAAGGAGTTTTAAATTTGGGTAAAATTTTAATTATTGCCGAAAAACCGTCGGTAGCCCAGGATATTGCAAAAGTACTTAATGCAAAAGTTAAAGGCGACGGCTTTTTTTCGTCAGATGAATATATTGTTACATGGGCTCTGGGCCATCTTGTAAGCCTTGCGGAGCCGGAAGACTATGATGAAAAATATAAAAAATGGAAAATTGCCGACCTTCCCATTATGCCTGAAAAAATAAAGCTTAAGTCTGCTCCTAAAACGCAAAAGCAGCTTAATATCCTTAAAAAGCTTATGAATTCCGAGGATACGGAATCTATCATCTGCGCAACAGACAGCGGACGGGAAGGTGAGCTTATTTTCAGATATATTTATGAGTTTACAAAATGCAGGAAGCCTTTTAAAAGGCTGTGGATTTCCAGTATGACGGATGCCGCCATAAAAAAAGGCTTTCAGGATATAAAGCCAGGCTCCGATTACGACAATCTTTATTATTCGGCTAAATGCCGCTCAGAAGCCGACTGGCTTGTAGGCATTAATGCCTCCAGAGCCTACAGCCTGAAATATAATTCTCTTCTCAGCATAGGCAGGGTGCAAACCCCTACCCTTGCAATCATCACATCGAGGCAGGAGGAAATAGACGCCTTTGTTCCTCAGGATTATTGGCAGATAAAAGCTCAGTTCGGAGAATATATAGGCCTTTGGTCAACAGAAGATTTAAAGGATAATAAACTGTTTGACCTTGAAAAGGCAAATGAAATCATAAGTAAGCTACAAAGTAAAACCGGCACTGTCAAAGATATCATTAAAGAAAAAAAATCCCAGCCTCCCGGGCTTCTCTATGATTTGACCTTGCTTCAAAGAGAGGCCAACAGGAAATTCGGATATTCTGCAAAGGATACCTTAAGTATCGCCCAGGACCTTTATGAAAAGAGAAAGCTTATCACATATCCAAGAACCGACAGTCAGTATCTTTCCGACGATATGGTCCCAAAGCTTAAAACAGTAATTGAAAAGCTTAATATGGAGCCTTATGGAGATTATGTTCATTACGTCCTTTCTCTTCCTAAGCTTCCGATTACCAAAAGAATCGTAGACAATAAGAAAATATCTGACCACCACGCCATTATTCCTACGGAAAAGCAGGCTAATTTAAAAGCGCTTTCTTCCGGTGAATACAATATCTATGATTTAATCGTAAGAAAATTTCTTGCGGCGTTTTACCCTAATTATATCTATAACGTAACAAAAATAATAACCCTTTCAGAGGAAGAGACATTTGTTACCCAAGGAAATACTGTAATCCAGCTGGGGTTTAGGGAGCTTTATAAAGACGATAAAAAGCCTGCCAAGGAAGAAGAAGAGGCCATACTGCCCGATGTTAAAATCGGTGAGGAATTTCCTGTGCTTCATACGGAGCTTATCTCTAAAAAAACAACGCCGCCGAAGCTTTATACAGAAGAAAGCCTTCTTGCCGCCATGGAAAACGCAGGCCGTTTTGTAGACGATGAAACCCTTAAGGAAAAACTTAAAGAATCGGGCATCGGTACGCCTGCCACAAGAGCCGCAATTATAGAAAGGCTGATTTCTGTAGGATATTTAACCCGTTCAGGCAAAAATTTGATCCCTACCGAAAAAGGAATGAATTTAATAAAAACCGTCCCCCATGAGCTGAAATCCCCCGAAACTACAGGCAAATGGGAAAAAGGCCTCACTTCCATAGCAAAGGGCAATATGGACAGCAGAAAATTCATGGACAGCATCGGCCGGTATGTAAAATACATAATTGACTGCTCTAAAAGCTCAAGTGCTGCGGTTCATTTTCCCAAAGACGAAAAAAAGACAAAGAAATATCCTTCCAAGAGCTTTGGAGACTGTCCTTTATGCAAGGAAGGAAAAGTCCTTGAAAACACAAAGGCATTTTATTGCAGCAGATGGAAGGAAGGCTGTAAATTTACTCTTTGGAAAAGCATTTTAGACCGATACGGTCTTAAGCTCGACGAAAAAATTATAACTGAAGCCCTGCACAAAAGAAAAATCGAAGGCATTAAAATAGTAATGCCTCAAACCGGCGAAGAATGCACAGCAGATTTGGTATTGGATATGGAAAAAAATCCTTATTTACAGATTGTAAATGTCAATAGGATAAATTCTGAAAAGCAAAAAACAAGGGACAGTTGATATAACACTGTCCCTTTATTTTTATTCAATATATTATTATTGATAATCGATAAAAATATATTGATTATTATGATACTCTCCTTTATAATATATCTAAAGGAGGCGAGGTAATGAATATCAATACAAAATCTTTTACAAAGGATACGTTTAAAATCAATCCGCAGCACTGTAATCTTCTGATTGCTTTTACGGTAATTATTATGGTTTTAATTTCTGTCAGCATCGCAAATGAAGTCATTTATATCCTCAATGCAGCAAGGGTATCACCGGAGCGTTTTTATACGGAAAATATATCGGGTTACGAAATAAGCATCACAGCTCCCATAGAAGGCGGAAAAAATATAAGCCGAATATTTCCTAACGATAAGATACTACAATATCATGAAATGAACAGCTCTCTTTTAAAAAGGTTAGGAATCGTTCATAGCATCGTTACTGTATTATTTTTTTACATTCCGGTAATCGGTATTGCAGCAAATATCATGTCTATTATTAAAAACATGAAAGAACAATATCCTCCGTTTTTGAAAGACAATGCTAAAAAGATAGCCCAAATAGGCGGAAATATAATTCTGCTTGGTTTTGCCAACACTCTTGCTCTTTTTGCTATTATTATATTCGCATATAATGATGTATGGATAGGCCTTAGGTTTCGTGATAAAGATGTTATTCTCATAGCCGTAGGGCTTCTCATGATTATTCTTTCAAGGATATTCAGCTACGGAAGCTATTTGCAGGAAGAATATGATGAAACTATATAATTTAAAGTAAATTAACTATACTTGAAATAAGAAAGCTGAAGGTGGTCCTTTGAGCATAATATTAAGATTAGACAGGGTTATGGCAGACAGAAAAATCTCATTGAACGAGCTTGCTGAAAGGGTAGGAATAACCAACGCAAACCTTTCCAATTTAAAAACAGGTAAAGTCAAGGCAATCCGTTTTTCAACCCTTGAGGCCATATGCAGAGAGCTTGACTGCCAGCCCGGTGATATATTGGAATATGAAAAAGACATTAAACAATAATCAAAATATATAAAAACACCCGATATGTATCGGGTATTTTTATATATTAATAATTAATTTTAAGCCTTTAAACCTGCTTAATTTTTCATAAGTACACCATTACCTTGAGCGAATGCCCATAATAACTTAAGTGAAGCAATTGAATTATTCTTCAAACTCCTCAGCTGCTGCAATTATTAATTCCTTCAGCTCTTCTTTGTCATATTTATCCGGCTTTATTTCAATTTGTAAATTTAAGAGCTCATCTTCCAAAGTATCGTAATCAGTTGAAAACGGAGTGGTCAAATCACCTTCAAATGTAATTTCTCCTTCAATCGTCCATACGTCCTCGCTTTTGTCAGCTGATAAAATAATAACTTCTTCAATCTGCACCATAATTAAAAACTCTCCTTGTTATTTGTTAGATATATTATATGTTGGTTGTGTTTATTTAGTATCCTTTTTCTTCTTTTTAACGGAGAATCCAAATCCTCCGATGCTTTTTCCTGTGCCATAATACTTGCCATGGCTGTAAATGAGCGGCTTGGCTTTGTCAAGGTGAAACTTGCCTGTATTATCCATAAGGCTCTCATCTGCCGAAACGCTTAAAACCTCGGATAAAAACATATGATGGCTTCCAAGGGGCAGAATATCCTTCACTATGCATTCTATGGAAATAGGACTTTCTTTAACGGAGGGAGCCGAAACCATAGTTGATTTTATAGGCGTAAGCCCCGTATGCTCAAACTTATCAATATCCCTTCCGCTTTTTACCCCGCAGAAATCTGTGGCTTTTGCAAGTTCTTCAGTCGTTACGTTAATAACAAAATTGCCGTATTTTTTTATGATATTATAAGAGTACCTTTCAGGCCTCAAAGAAATATATGCCATGGCCGGATTTGTACATAAGGTTCCCGTCCAAGCAACAGTAACCATATTAAAGTCGGCCTGCTTATGAAAATCTCCCATGCTTACCAATACGGCCGGCAGCGGATATATCATAGTGCCCGGTTTCCATATTTGTCTTGACATAATATCACCCCTTTTATACAAGCAGCTTATTTCTATAAAAATATGCCGGATAAATATATACGGATATTGCTTTACTATATTCATCCTGAATAATTAATATGCTGTAAGCAAAATACATTTTATAGTATGGTTTCAGTTTTGTAAAGCATATTTGAGTTTTTATTCATGAGTTTTTATTTTATTAAGCACGGTTACTGTTAAACTTGATATTTATCCTCAAATCTAGTAATATAATTGAAGTCAGTATACACCTATGGCAAAACAATGAATTAGCGTAACAAAAATCGTATATTTTGAATGGCTTAAAATAGCGATTCTATAGTTTAAGCCCTTTATGAAAAATAGGTTTTTGTTCCTACCTTAATCTTGTTTTGCTATAGTTTAAACGCATAAAAGCATTTGCCCCTGGTGCCAAAATAAAATTTTGGCAAGGCACTGTAAAAAGATTTATAAGGTATCCAAAGAAACTTTGTAAATCCCCCATTTTGCCGGAAATGAATTTCGTCAAAATGATTAATGTCTGGGTTTTTAAAATAGAACATTAGATAGATAATAGATTTTTATTATGAGGAATGAAAAAATATGATTCTTCCGCCAGATTATTTAAAGCATTTGGAGTCAATTTTAAAAGAAGAAATATCCAGCTATCAATTAAGCCTTAAGGATAAAAAAGCCCTTGGCTTAAGGGCAAATACTTTAAAAATAAGCCCTGAAAGACTTTCAGACATTTTGGAAGGCTTAGAGGAGCCTGTCAAATGGTGCAAGGAGGGCTTTTACTATGACGAAGAATTTAAGCCGGGAAAAAGCCCTTATTACCATGCAGGGCTTTTCTATATACAGGAGCCTAGCGCAATGCTTCCTGCTTCTGTAATCCCCATAGAAGAAAATGATAAAGTCCTTGATTTATGTGCTGCACCCGGAGGGAAAAGCACCTATATCGGCTCAAGATTAAAAGGAACAGGCCTTCTTGTTTCAAATGACATAAGCCCTTCAAGAGCAAAAATTCTTCTTAAAAATATAGAGCTTGCGGGAATAAAAAATGCCTGTGTATTAAGTGAAGCTCCTGAAAAACTTTCCTTAAAATTTCCTCAGTTTTTTGATAAGATATTAATTGACGCCCCCTGCTCCGGCGAAGGCATGTTCAGAAAAGACGAAAACGCCGTAAATAGCTATATAGAAAAAGGTCCTGAATATTATATTCCCATACAGAAAAATTTGCTCTTGGAAGCTTCTAAAATGCTTAGGCCCGGCGGAATCATTGCTTATTCTACCTGTACTTTTAATATTATGGAAAACGAACTTATTATAAAAGACTTTCTGGATAATAACCTTTCTTTTTCTATTATGCCCATAGACCATGAAGATTACGGCATTTCAAAAGGCATGGCTATTTTATCGGAAAATGCGCAAAGCCTTTCTGCCTGCGGAAGAATATGGCCCCAAAGGCAAAAGGGAGAGGGCCATTTTATAGCCCTTTTAAAGCATAACGGAGAAAAAATGCCTTACGAAGCCCCTCCTTTTAAAGAGAATAAAATCAAAAACATTGAATATTTCCATGATTTTTGTAGAAACAATTTAAACATTAAACTGGAAGGAAATATGGTACAGCATGAATCCTCTTTAATGATGCTCCCTTACGGCATCACAGATTTAAAGGGCATAAGAACCGTAAGAAGCGGCTTTTACCTTGGCGATTTAAAAGAAAAACGCTTTGAGCCAAGCCATGCCCTTGCCATGGCTTTAAATAAAAATAATGCTAAAAACATCGTAAGCTTTACTGAAACTGATGAAGCCCTTTACAGATATTTAAAAGGTGAAAGCCTTCATATGGATATAAAAGACGGCTATGTGCTTCTATGCTTAAATGAGTGGCCCATAGGCTGGGGAAAAGCCTCAAACGGGCAGATTAAAAATAAATATCCCAAAGGCCTTATGATGAATTGATTAGATTGAGATGATGAGATGAATTACTTACCTGTATGCAAAAAAGATTTAGAAGAAAGAGGAATAGAGCAGCTGGACTTTATTCTGGTATCAGGGGACGCTTATGTGGATCACCCTTCCTTCGGTATTTCCATTATCGGAAGGCTTTTGGAGAGCCGGGGATATACCGTAGGCATTATTGCCCAGCCTGATTGGAAGGATTTAGAGAGTTTTAAAATATTCGGCCTGCCTCGTTTGTCCTTTTTGGTTTCAGGGGGCAATATAGATTCTATGGTGAATCATTATACCGTGGCCAAAAAGCCCAGAAGCAGAGATTATTATTCTCCCGGCGGTCAAATGGGCCTTCGCCCCGACA
This is a stretch of genomic DNA from Anaeropeptidivorans aminofermentans. It encodes these proteins:
- a CDS encoding YlbF family regulator encodes the protein MSLVGAKSMLIKELLETKEYINLKKTKERLDKNTEYKTRTIEFEKKTDIFRLKRNNNEDTKELFDEIEEEYINLTSIKEINDYFQAVRAMNNLVSGIFDDIHLTINVNLL
- a CDS encoding DegV family protein, translating into MSNYKIISDSSCDLTKDLLEKYDIDIIPYYITFNGVDYFKEGVNISYEELYRKMRNEKAYPKTSLPPVQDYIDKFRPYVEKGVDVICVCLTSKFSGAYQCAITSAGILKEEFPDSKIYVIDSESATIFQGCVLLEIAKMNEKGYPIEKIIEISDAIKKDTAAIFSVDTLEYLQKGGRIGKVAAFAGSLFNIKPIIFLENGELLPSNKVMGRKKAINEIMEIFEQRVKGKEHLYNFTVACSDAVEEAENMKAVLEEKGYSFHLPVSSIGATITVHAGPGTIAAGYSRKYESFE
- a CDS encoding DNA topoisomerase III, which encodes MGKILIIAEKPSVAQDIAKVLNAKVKGDGFFSSDEYIVTWALGHLVSLAEPEDYDEKYKKWKIADLPIMPEKIKLKSAPKTQKQLNILKKLMNSEDTESIICATDSGREGELIFRYIYEFTKCRKPFKRLWISSMTDAAIKKGFQDIKPGSDYDNLYYSAKCRSEADWLVGINASRAYSLKYNSLLSIGRVQTPTLAIITSRQEEIDAFVPQDYWQIKAQFGEYIGLWSTEDLKDNKLFDLEKANEIISKLQSKTGTVKDIIKEKKSQPPGLLYDLTLLQREANRKFGYSAKDTLSIAQDLYEKRKLITYPRTDSQYLSDDMVPKLKTVIEKLNMEPYGDYVHYVLSLPKLPITKRIVDNKKISDHHAIIPTEKQANLKALSSGEYNIYDLIVRKFLAAFYPNYIYNVTKIITLSEEETFVTQGNTVIQLGFRELYKDDKKPAKEEEEAILPDVKIGEEFPVLHTELISKKTTPPKLYTEESLLAAMENAGRFVDDETLKEKLKESGIGTPATRAAIIERLISVGYLTRSGKNLIPTEKGMNLIKTVPHELKSPETTGKWEKGLTSIAKGNMDSRKFMDSIGRYVKYIIDCSKSSSAAVHFPKDEKKTKKYPSKSFGDCPLCKEGKVLENTKAFYCSRWKEGCKFTLWKSILDRYGLKLDEKIITEALHKRKIEGIKIVMPQTGEECTADLVLDMEKNPYLQIVNVNRINSEKQKTRDS
- a CDS encoding DUF2975 domain-containing protein, with translation MNINTKSFTKDTFKINPQHCNLLIAFTVIIMVLISVSIANEVIYILNAARVSPERFYTENISGYEISITAPIEGGKNISRIFPNDKILQYHEMNSSLLKRLGIVHSIVTVLFFYIPVIGIAANIMSIIKNMKEQYPPFLKDNAKKIAQIGGNIILLGFANTLALFAIIIFAYNDVWIGLRFRDKDVILIAVGLLMIILSRIFSYGSYLQEEYDETI
- a CDS encoding helix-turn-helix domain-containing protein, with translation MSIILRLDRVMADRKISLNELAERVGITNANLSNLKTGKVKAIRFSTLEAICRELDCQPGDILEYEKDIKQ
- a CDS encoding flavin reductase family protein, which produces MSRQIWKPGTMIYPLPAVLVSMGDFHKQADFNMVTVAWTGTLCTNPAMAYISLRPERYSYNIIKKYGNFVINVTTEELAKATDFCGVKSGRDIDKFEHTGLTPIKSTMVSAPSVKESPISIECIVKDILPLGSHHMFLSEVLSVSADESLMDNTGKFHLDKAKPLIYSHGKYYGTGKSIGGFGFSVKKKKKDTK
- a CDS encoding RsmF rRNA methyltransferase first C-terminal domain-containing protein; protein product: MILPPDYLKHLESILKEEISSYQLSLKDKKALGLRANTLKISPERLSDILEGLEEPVKWCKEGFYYDEEFKPGKSPYYHAGLFYIQEPSAMLPASVIPIEENDKVLDLCAAPGGKSTYIGSRLKGTGLLVSNDISPSRAKILLKNIELAGIKNACVLSEAPEKLSLKFPQFFDKILIDAPCSGEGMFRKDENAVNSYIEKGPEYYIPIQKNLLLEASKMLRPGGIIAYSTCTFNIMENELIIKDFLDNNLSFSIMPIDHEDYGISKGMAILSENAQSLSACGRIWPQRQKGEGHFIALLKHNGEKMPYEAPPFKENKIKNIEYFHDFCRNNLNIKLEGNMVQHESSLMMLPYGITDLKGIRTVRSGFYLGDLKEKRFEPSHALAMALNKNNAKNIVSFTETDEALYRYLKGESLHMDIKDGYVLLCLNEWPIGWGKASNGQIKNKYPKGLMMN